The Aedes aegypti strain LVP_AGWG chromosome 3, AaegL5.0 Primary Assembly, whole genome shotgun sequence genome contains a region encoding:
- the LOC110678914 gene encoding uncharacterized protein LOC110678914, whose translation MAKIVVPLLLLMVFVPIVYSYPQNVDFGRKDVTSEPVSNNVVRKDFFILEIPEEAIEDEIEEQMIVMMERRAKQQLALDGFILKLYEEFKKREQEGTLNADRQNLLKGK comes from the exons ATGGCTAAAATTGTAGTGCCTCTGCTGCTATTGATGGTATTTGTGCCAATTGTTTATTCGTACCCTCAAAATGTAGATTTCGGACGAAAAGACGTTACCTCAG AACCCGTGAGCAACAATGTGGTACGAAAGGATTTTTTCATACTGGAGATTCCAGAGGAAGCAATCGAAGATGAGATCGAGGAACAAATGATCGTGATGATGGAGAGACGGGCCAAGCAGCAGCTAGCGTTGGATGGATTCATTTTGAAGCTGTACGAAGAGTTCAAGAAGCGGGAACAAGAAGGCACCTTAAATGCCGATCgacaaaatttattaaaaggAAAATAA